The sequence GAAACTTCATCTATTCAAACCGGAAATATTTGTACGTTACCTGAATATAAGACAATATTCCgtagaaaatggttttcgatttCCTTGGCCTTTGAATGGTGCCTTCGGCAAATAAATCTTTATAGTGGTATTTTTACCGAGTGTTTAATTATATATAAGCTCAATAATACATTTACAAAAGAGAAAATCAAGGACAAGTTATAATTGCAAGAGACTAATAAAAAAGCCGGAGAGAAAGGGGGATGTGTGgggcgagacagccctgttgtataccactctatattatatgatgtttatgccgtcttggtgttggtgacgagcaagcagccaagcatcgttctccctcagtcagagtccaacagtgatccgagtaaggcgataccttcgccgagtgcaataatgcgcaatgggtgatttcctggcgcagcAGCAAGCTACACAGACCCCACGTCCATGTTTTCGCGGTCACGATTGCCCACATTGGCCGCGATAATTCTGCAAAATTTCTTATGTGCGGACTAATGAAAGATGCGAGGCCTAAGAAACTTCTTAGCTCGGAAATGGTGGTTGGTTCACGGAAGTTACGGAcgcttttaattttttcttcttcaacgtGGAAGCCGTCACCGTCCAACAGGTGGCCTAGGAACTTGATGCTGCTCTTATCGTATTCACACTTCTTTGGATTCAGTGTTAGGTTGTTTTCCCGTAGTATCTGCAGAACTTTGTCAACAGTCTGTCGCAGCTCATCCAAGGTGTCAGCGAAAATGAGAATGTCGTCAATATAGACTATTACATTGTCTATACCAGCAAGTATGCGGGACATCTCACGCTGGAATATTTCGGGGGCACAATTGACCCCGAACATTAGTCGCGTGAAACGGTACATGCCGTTTTCCGCGAGGAAGGTTGTCAGGTCCCGTGACTCTTCGCTTAATTCCAGGTGATGAAATGCGTTGCTCAGGTCCAGTTTAGAAAAGTATTTAGCGCCATGGAGCTTGACTCGCATTTCGTCTACCAATGGTAGACGGAAATACTCCCTATTAATGGCTTTGTTTGGTGCTCTCATATTAATTACGAGTCGAAAATCAGACTTCCCCTTTGCTACGGCTGACATGCCGCTTATCCAACTGGGCGCCTTAATCACCTTTTCGATTATTCCACATTTTTCCATTTCACACAAATGATTTCGGGCTGCTTCTCTGTATGCTGCAGGGTCGTTATAGTATGCGTTCTTGGTTGGAGCAATTGTCCTGTCCACGCTGAAATTGACTAGGACGCCAGGCATTTTTGGAAAGATGGTAATGCTAATTAATGCTCTCGAGGCTGTTCACATTTTTTCCTACCAGCAGGAGTTTCAAATCATGTGCGGTCGATCGGCGATCAGCAGCGATCTCATGGCATTGGGGACAACATGGAATGTAGCATCTATCGACGGTTTCGTCGTACCTGGTACTTCGATGGTTGCCCTGAACACGCATTCAACCGGTATTGGTTTAGCGGTAGCATAGGCACGCAAGCGTTTATTGGGCTGTTGGTTAATCTGCAGCTTGGCCAGACCTGCCTGGTATTCTTGATTTAAACGTATCCAATCCCTGCCACCGATCACGTTAACATCGGCTACAGAGTCAATCAGAAAGCCTATAGGATTGGCAGATCCGATGCAGCAATCAATTAATACGTCGTCTAAGGTAAGGGCGTTTATATTCTAGaacaacaaacaaaaacaatttttttgataGAGATAATCTGTTATAATGCGTTTATTTGACTAATTCACTTTAGGATTGAAATCAACCTTGCTTTACCTGTTTGTCACTACCATTATTCTCTTCGACGTTTGAATCGACCTCATGATGGTTTGCGATTTGATGTATCTTATTCGAACGCACAGTACGACATGCGATAGCAAAGTTTACCACAATTATCACATGTTCTCGATAATGCCGGGCATTGCGGATTCCGATGAAAAGTGTTGTTGCACCTTGGGCAGCGCGAGCGTTGTCCTTGTGATCGCGAGTTATTTCCGTATTGGAGGCTGACGCTGCCTGGTCTTGGTAATGGGTTTGCCCAGCGGTTTTGCATGAAGAGAGGATTCGAATTCGTAACGAAACGACTTTGATCACTGGTACTGTAGCCACAAAGCTTGACATTCCTTATTAGCCTTGCGTGGAATGCTACAGTCGATTCGTCTTTTCCTTGCTTCATTTTCAAGAAGGCCCGGTGTTCTGCTGCTGTGTCCGTCATGGAACGCAAATGCGTTGCAATGTTTTTCACGAAAGCTGTGTAGCAATTTGATTCGGTGAGACTGGGTCGTAGGTTGGCAGCTTTGACAATTGCTTGCAGTTCCTGCCCAAGAGACAGGTAAAGTAATTTTAGCTTATAAACGGGATCGTCTGCATGGTGCAAAGACACTGCAACCTCAAAGTTGTCGATGAAGTCGTGCCATTCCGCCCACATTTTGTTAGGGCGGACGCCATTCGGAAACGGTTTAATATGTTCCGGACGCACAGTCGTATACGAACCACGCGATTTGAGTGCTTCGCAGCCGAAATTCCAGCTTTGATCAGTTTCAGGATTATCCAAATGCGATTGCGGAGCGAGTAATGGTTGTTGTGCGGTGTTCGTCGGAagatttgatttatttagttgCGGTTGTGAGATGCCTGGTTGGAGTTGAGCAACTGTATTTGAAAGAGCCGCTAGTACTtcttcaatcttcttcatcctGTTGGCGTTTGCTTGTTCCGAGTTTACAAGCTCCGACGAGCTGCAATCGTCCTCGGGTCTGCCGTTCGATTTCTCCACTCCCTCTATATAGGGGATTCGCGGTGAGCTAGTCCAGCCATCGTCTTCGCTCGTAGGTACTACACTTTCTGTACTGTAAGCGCTGCCGCGCTCACTTCCACCACTCTCGTTGTCGCTGGCTTCGCTTGCGCTACTGCTACTGCTATCATCTTCATGGGGAGAGTTTTCTTCAGCATCATTGATGGTTGCATCTCGCTCCAAGTCACGATCGCTCGACGATCGATCTTCCTGAGACAGGACGTATTTGCCGTGGTTTGCCATTGCTCGATATTTGCGGGACGTGTTTTAAGAATTTCGATTTGTTGCCTGTAACGACGAGTATATTTATTTTACACATTTCTAGAAGAAGGAACTTGACAAATTTATGCGTGgagtaaaaatatcaaaaataattgtttgCTTTTGGCGGTTTGTAATTGCATTTGCAGCGTATTAATATGGAGTGCTCAGTTTTTTCTTTTAGCGGCTTATTTTGTATGTGCGTACTTTGATGCGTAACAAGCAGTCTTTTTTTTGCTGTGGCGTCGTTTTGAAACGATTAAAGCAGATTTTGCGCTTTTCAATATGGCGTCGTTTTGAAACGATTCTACAAAGGCATGAGCAGGTTTTTTAATTGTGGCATCCAGATGAAATCTGAGGTTTAACAATCATTTTTGCAATATGGCGTCATTTTAAACTATCAAGGTAGTTTTTTCTTGCGGCTTTCAATATGGCGTCGTTTTGAAACGATTGAAGTATTTTTGGATTTGAGGCGGTTCAAGCAGACTTCATAtgcgttctttttattttgcgATTGTGTTCTGCACAAACATCTCTAACTTACCTTGAAtaact comes from Armigeres subalbatus isolate Guangzhou_Male chromosome 2, GZ_Asu_2, whole genome shotgun sequence and encodes:
- the LOC134216084 gene encoding uncharacterized protein LOC134216084 — protein: MCIYYSVIPRSPLAGLGIQATSTFPASLTGASCVCSQVVKTFRHVNLTAHFGDPASYSRQQIEILKTRPANIEQWQTTANTSCLRKIDRRAIVTWSEMQPSMMLKKTLPMKMIAVAVAQAKPATTRVVEVSAAALTVQKV